A window from Zingiber officinale cultivar Zhangliang chromosome 7A, Zo_v1.1, whole genome shotgun sequence encodes these proteins:
- the LOC122001790 gene encoding GDSL esterase/lipase At1g28650-like — MAVSLSLRLFALAYLHAQLASGCYTSIFSFGDSLADTGNLLLSTGSNGTRVGRLPYGETFFHSPTGRFSDGRLMIDFIAQAMGLPFVRPYLAGGAGGGGVNFAVAGATALDVHYFESMGMEIKWTNYSLSAQLEWFRHLLPSLCSSASGCAAFMSDALFLVGEIGGNDYNHPFSAGRSLTEITAMVPDVVRAITSAVDELIGMGVRTMVVPGNFPIGCSAAYLSRFQNEKRDSYDPRTGCIKWLNAFAEYHNRLLEEELRRRRRRHPDVIISYADYYQAAMEIYASPQDHGFGESPLAACCGSGGGDYNLNSTAGCGEEGSSVCSDPSRQISWDGLHLTEAAYKVIAGGLLGRHIMPSISRVCPELNWTVLDNGDGYISSS; from the exons ATGGCGGTCTCCCTCTCCCTCCGCCTCTTCGCGCTTGCCTACCTCCACGCTCAGCTCGCCAGCGGCTGCTACACCTCCATTTTCAGTTTCGGCGATTCCCTCGCCGACACCGGCaacctcctcctctccaccggaAGCAACGGCACCCGCGTTGGCCGCCTTCCCTATGGAGAAACCTTCTTCCACAGCCCCACCGGCCGCTTCTCCGACGGTCGACTCATGATCGACTTCATCG CGCAAGCGATGGGGCTACCGTTCGTGAGGCCGTACCTAGCTGGTGGAGCAGGGGGCGGCGGCGTCAACTTCGCCGTCGCCGGCGCCACCGCGCTCGACGTCCACTACTTCGAGTCGATGGGGATGGAGATTAAGTGGACCAACTATTCCCTGAGCGCGCAGCTCGAGTGGTTCAGGCACCTCCTGCCTTCTCTTTGCTCCTCTGCCTCAGGTTGCGCCGCTTTCATGAGCGACGCCCTGTTCTTGGTGGGGGAGATCGGGGGGAATGACTACAATCACCCCTTCTCTGCAGGAAGAAGCCTCACTGAGATCACGGCCATGGTCCCCGATGTCGTGCGCGCCATCACCTCCGCCGTCGAC GAATTGATCGGGATGGGCGTGAGGACGATGGTCGTGCCGGGGAACTTCCCGATCGGCTGCTCTGCCGCGTACCTGAGCCGGTTCCAGAACGAGAAGCGAGATAGTTACGATCCCCGAACGGGATGCATAAAGTGGTTGAACGCCTTCGCCGAGTACCACAACCGCCTGCTGGAGGAGGAGCTGAGGCGGCGCCGCCGCCGGCACCCGGATGTGATCATCAGTTATGCCGACTACTACCAGGCGGCCATGGAGATCTACGCTTCTCCTCAGGACCACG GATTCGGGGAGTCACCGCTTGCGGCGTGCTGCGGATCCGGCGGCGGCGACTACAACCTGAATTCGACAGCGGGGTGCGGGGAAGAAGGGAGCAGCGTGTGCAGCGATCCGTCGAGGCAGATATCGTGGGACGGGTTACACCTGACGGAGGCAGCGTACAAGGTCATCGCCGGCGGCCTGCTCGGCCGCCACATCATGCCTTCCATTTCACGAGTCTGTCCCGAATTAAACTGGACGGTTCTCGACAACGGCGACGGATACATCTCTTCTTCCTGA
- the LOC122001791 gene encoding UBP1-associated protein 2C-like → MADEDYFTSIPEVYLSPADVRLIIDSFPINQLRGLIATAFCRGDQDIVSNVRAIADRDLTMRTIYITSLSTETATDDLFYLFSPYGEVEHAHVDFDGDTGNTMCTGFVTFQHADGAVLALKEPSKKIHGRMTFARRFFDGRGLTSSCSIRMVFVGNVPPDMRWDRLLAHFSSFGEIEEGPLGMDPQTGKFMGFAIFIFKNVDGARNSLLEPIKNIDGHVLRCTSVYSSGWKPGAPLGGVPQPDHRLAGRIGSPAAAGPTHLPNLSFSFPQPLGGVVAYEQGIGPGLDGLVGYPLISHLRGAPYTVMYYPPADSNPGQRVPGGETDQNMPSNT, encoded by the coding sequence ATGGCCGATGAGGATTACTTCACCTCCATCCCCGAGGTATATCTCAGCCCCGCCGACGTTCGCCTGATCATCGACTCCTTCCCCATCAACCAGCTCCGTGGCCTCATCGCCACTGCCTTCTGCCGCGGCGACCAAGACATCGTCTCTAATGTCCGCGCCATCGCCGACCGCGACCTGACGATGCGGACGATCTACATTACCAGCCTATCGACGGAGACCGCCACCGACGACCTCTTCTACCTGTTCTCCCCCTACGGCGAGGTCGAGCACGCACATGTCGACTTCGACGGCGACACTGGTAATACAATGTGCACCGGATTCGTCACCTTCCAACACGCCGACGGCGCCGTTCTCGCCCTCAAGGAGCCTTCCAAGAAGATCCATGGACGGATGACTTTCGCTCGTCGTTTCTTCGATGGCAGAGGCCTCACCTCCTCTTGCTCGATCCGCATGGTGTTTGTGGGTAATGTTCCCCCCGACATGCGATGGGATCGTCTCCTCGCCCATTTCTCCTCTTTTGGTGAGATCGAAGAGGGCCCCTTAGGGATGGATCCGCAGACGGGAAAGTTCATGGGGTTCGCCATCTTTATCTTCAAGAACGTGGATGGGGCGCGGAACTCGCTCTTGGAACCTATCAAGAACATCGATGGCCATGTTCTGCGGTGCACTTCAGTCTATAGTAGCGGCTGGAAACCAGGTGCTCCCTTGGGTGGCGTCCCTCAACCGGACCACCGCCTTGCCGGTCGTATTGGATCACCTGCTGCTGCCGGACCGACCCACCTTCCCAACCTGAGCTTTTCATTTCCACAGCCGCTTGGTGGTGTTGTAGCTTACGAACAAGGTATTGGTCCTGGCTTAGATGGGCTCGTAGGTTATCCATTGATCTCTCATCTCAGAGGGGCTCCTTACACTGTGATGTATTACCCTCCAGCCGATTCCAATCCTGGACAGAGGGTTCCTGGTGGAGAGACGGATCAGAACATGCCATCAAACACCTAA